In Deltaproteobacteria bacterium, the following proteins share a genomic window:
- the ettA gene encoding energy-dependent translational throttle protein EttA, with amino-acid sequence MSTEPNKVIYSMVGVSKFYNKKPVLKNIYLSYFYGAKIGVLGLNGSGKSSLLRILAGVDKDYSGEISLSPGYTIGYLEQEPVLDENKTVKQCVEEAVQETVDLVNEFNEINAKFAEPMSDDEMTALCDHQAEVQEKLDNLDAWDLDSRLEMAMDALRCPPEDRPVKILSGGEKRRVALCRLLLKKPDILLLDEPTNHLDAESVAWLEQHLQRYAGTVIAVTHDRYFLDNVAGWILELDRGEGIPWKGNYSSWLEQKQERLAKEEKEESDRQRTLKKELQWIRMSPKGRHARSKARITSYEALLGQESEKRAGELEIFIPPGPRLGDIAIEAKDVIKSFGDNILVEGMTFNLPPGGIVGVIGPNGAGKTTLFRMITEQEKPDGGSVKIGDSVKLSYVDQSRDSLNPEHSIWEAISEGYDTINLGKKEVNSRAYVGRFNFSGQDQQKKVSLLSGGERNRVHLARMLKDGGNVLLLDEPTNDLDVNTLRALEEALENFGGCAVVISHDRWFLDRIATHILAFEGESKVVFFDGNYSEYEEDRKKRLGAAADQPHRIKYRHLTRD; translated from the coding sequence ATGAGTACGGAACCGAATAAAGTCATTTACTCCATGGTGGGAGTAAGCAAATTTTACAACAAAAAACCTGTTCTAAAAAATATCTATCTTTCCTATTTTTACGGGGCAAAGATAGGCGTGCTCGGTCTTAACGGATCGGGAAAGAGTTCTCTGCTTCGCATTCTTGCCGGTGTGGATAAAGATTATTCCGGAGAGATCAGTCTTTCACCGGGCTATACTATCGGTTATCTTGAACAGGAACCTGTTCTCGATGAAAATAAAACGGTAAAACAGTGTGTGGAAGAGGCGGTACAGGAGACGGTGGACCTTGTTAATGAATTCAACGAAATAAATGCAAAGTTTGCCGAACCCATGTCGGACGATGAAATGACGGCCCTTTGCGACCATCAGGCAGAAGTGCAGGAAAAGCTCGATAATCTCGATGCCTGGGATCTTGACAGCAGGCTTGAAATGGCTATGGACGCCCTCAGGTGCCCGCCTGAAGACAGGCCTGTTAAAATACTCTCTGGAGGAGAAAAAAGAAGAGTGGCTCTTTGCAGGCTCCTTCTTAAGAAACCGGATATTCTCCTCCTTGACGAGCCGACCAACCACCTCGATGCCGAATCGGTGGCCTGGCTGGAACAACATCTTCAACGCTATGCAGGTACCGTTATCGCTGTAACTCATGACCGTTACTTTCTTGATAATGTGGCGGGATGGATACTGGAACTGGACCGTGGTGAAGGCATTCCATGGAAAGGAAACTACTCTTCCTGGCTGGAACAAAAGCAGGAGCGGCTTGCTAAAGAGGAAAAGGAAGAGAGCGACAGGCAAAGGACCTTAAAAAAGGAACTCCAATGGATCAGGATGTCGCCCAAGGGGCGTCATGCCAGGTCGAAGGCAAGGATTACCTCTTATGAAGCGCTTCTTGGTCAGGAGAGTGAAAAAAGGGCCGGCGAACTGGAGATTTTTATTCCACCGGGACCAAGGCTAGGGGATATAGCCATCGAGGCAAAGGATGTGATCAAGTCTTTTGGCGACAACATTCTCGTTGAGGGAATGACCTTCAATCTCCCTCCCGGCGGTATTGTCGGCGTTATCGGCCCCAACGGGGCAGGAAAGACAACGCTTTTCAGGATGATTACGGAGCAGGAGAAACCCGATGGGGGATCGGTAAAAATCGGTGATTCTGTAAAACTTTCCTATGTCGATCAGAGCCGTGACAGCCTCAATCCGGAGCACAGCATTTGGGAGGCCATCTCCGAAGGTTACGATACAATTAATCTCGGCAAAAAGGAGGTTAATTCCCGTGCCTATGTAGGCCGGTTCAATTTTTCGGGGCAGGACCAGCAAAAGAAGGTTTCTCTACTTTCGGGAGGAGAAAGAAACCGGGTCCATCTTGCAAGGATGCTAAAGGACGGCGGCAATGTCCTTCTTCTCGATGAGCCGACCAATGATCTCGACGTTAATACCTTAAGAGCACTCGAAGAAGCGCTGGAAAACTTCGGCGGCTGTGCCGTCGTTATCAGCCATGACCGCTGGTTCCTGGACAGAATAGCAACGCATATCCTTGCCTTCGAGGGAGAGAGCAAAGTCGTATTTTTTGACGGAAATTATTCGGAATATGAAGAAGACAGGAAAAAACGCCTCGGAGCTGCCGCCGACCAGCCCCACCGGATCAAGTACAGGCACCTGACGAGGGATTAA
- a CDS encoding TIGR04211 family SH3 domain-containing protein → MFKTLHIKQGNSSAVNKWTFLFMVKNFIFLTLLAGAVQAAYVTDNFNITLRAEPLKSAPVVTLLKNGTKLEVLEENEGWVHVKIEDGKEGWIVKRYVSLEIPQSIRIEKLGKSLDETSIKLKVTAEKAAAIGENNKTLKRELESTREKLNQVDADYKRLQADSGNVVEIKKNYEESTVNLSRAMAKIEGLQAENNELRSTTEFRWFLTGAGVVAAAWIVGFIMGSMNRGKRHHSPFIN, encoded by the coding sequence ATGTTTAAGACGCTTCATATTAAACAGGGGAACAGCAGCGCTGTCAATAAATGGACTTTTCTCTTTATGGTAAAGAACTTCATTTTTCTCACCCTTCTTGCGGGGGCAGTACAGGCAGCCTATGTAACAGATAACTTCAACATAACCCTCCGTGCTGAACCGCTTAAGAGCGCGCCTGTTGTGACATTACTGAAAAACGGCACCAAACTGGAGGTACTGGAAGAAAATGAGGGATGGGTGCATGTAAAGATAGAAGACGGGAAAGAGGGGTGGATAGTAAAAAGGTATGTTTCACTGGAAATACCCCAAAGCATCCGTATTGAAAAGCTGGGCAAAAGTCTTGATGAAACTTCCATAAAACTGAAAGTTACCGCAGAAAAGGCGGCGGCAATAGGAGAGAATAATAAAACCTTAAAGCGGGAACTGGAATCAACCCGGGAAAAACTCAATCAGGTAGATGCCGACTACAAGCGGCTCCAGGCTGATTCGGGCAATGTGGTAGAGATTAAAAAAAATTATGAGGAAAGCACGGTAAACCTTAGCAGGGCCATGGCAAAAATTGAAGGGCTTCAGGCAGAGAATAACGAGCTTCGTTCAACAACAGAATTTCGCTGGTTTTTAACAGGCGCCGGCGTCGTTGCCGCTGCATGGATCGTAGGTTTTATCATGGGGAGCATGAACAGGGGCAAAAGGCATCATTCTCCTTTTATCAACTGA
- a CDS encoding transglutaminase translates to MTEKKEKSFLRLTAFLLTLLASGLICYKIFSVGYTFSSIIPRIRYDVDISMSFQGFGEPVRIRTYLPLSDERQVTGNELNNSGGMSFQVSHEESGRIGLWQSDNPSGFQQILYTFSVTGEKIVYELDDRLTIPKSYPERLNKYLLATGTIQLGDPVISRIFDEQIPKGKKLLPILKAAFDYAGGLKPMPFKGLTDAATAARLGEASCNGKSRLFIALLRKAGIPSRLVGGLILQSGTKRTSHQWVEVHIKGHWVPFDTLNGYFARIPENYLSLYRTDEALFKHTADINFNYSFKIRKKLTSKSDFLTELGEHPLNAYAAWAAFERVGISLSLLKIIIMIPLGAFIVVIFRNVIGLETFGTFLPALIAAASRETGFVWGAVGFLLVIALVSLIHYPLEKWGILHTPKMSILLISVVMLILGITVAGVNLGLFELSHLSLFPIAVLTITAERFALIQTEQGLLKALKVTAMTLVVVWFCFLAMNSLAMEAIFLAFPEMLLILAALNLWIGRWIGMRVVEIGRFRWLIQ, encoded by the coding sequence ATGACAGAGAAAAAAGAAAAAAGCTTTCTCAGGCTGACAGCGTTTCTTCTTACCCTTCTGGCAAGCGGTTTAATATGCTATAAAATATTCTCTGTCGGTTATACCTTTTCCTCTATTATTCCCCGGATACGTTATGATGTAGACATAAGCATGTCCTTCCAGGGTTTTGGTGAGCCTGTCCGGATCAGGACCTATCTCCCCCTTTCCGATGAAAGGCAGGTAACAGGAAATGAGCTTAATAATTCAGGGGGCATGTCCTTCCAGGTATCCCATGAAGAGTCTGGAAGGATTGGCCTTTGGCAAAGCGATAATCCCTCAGGGTTTCAGCAAATACTCTATACCTTTTCAGTGACAGGTGAAAAGATAGTTTATGAACTTGACGACAGGCTGACTATTCCAAAATCTTACCCTGAGCGCCTTAATAAATACCTCCTTGCAACGGGGACTATACAACTTGGTGATCCTGTTATAAGCAGGATATTTGATGAGCAAATTCCAAAAGGAAAAAAACTGCTTCCCATACTGAAGGCCGCCTTCGACTATGCCGGGGGACTAAAACCTATGCCCTTCAAGGGGCTTACCGATGCGGCGACGGCGGCCAGGCTTGGCGAGGCGTCATGTAACGGAAAAAGCCGGCTCTTCATTGCCTTATTGAGAAAAGCGGGCATTCCGTCAAGGTTAGTGGGGGGACTGATTCTTCAAAGCGGCACAAAGCGGACAAGCCATCAGTGGGTTGAGGTCCATATTAAGGGCCACTGGGTCCCTTTCGATACGCTAAACGGTTATTTTGCCCGGATACCTGAAAACTATCTCTCCCTCTATCGCACAGACGAGGCGCTTTTCAAGCATACAGCGGATATTAATTTTAACTACTCATTCAAAATACGCAAAAAACTGACATCAAAAAGTGATTTTCTGACGGAACTTGGAGAGCATCCTCTCAACGCCTATGCCGCATGGGCTGCTTTTGAGCGTGTCGGCATTTCGCTTAGCCTTTTAAAAATAATAATAATGATACCGCTGGGGGCATTTATTGTTGTCATTTTCCGTAATGTTATCGGCCTGGAAACCTTCGGGACCTTCCTTCCGGCGCTTATTGCGGCAGCCAGCCGGGAGACAGGTTTTGTGTGGGGGGCTGTCGGTTTTTTGCTTGTCATTGCCCTGGTCAGTCTCATTCATTATCCGCTGGAAAAATGGGGAATCCTTCATACCCCAAAAATGAGCATACTGCTTATAAGCGTCGTTATGCTTATACTCGGCATAACCGTAGCGGGGGTGAACCTGGGTCTTTTTGAACTCTCCCATCTCAGCCTCTTTCCTATTGCCGTGCTGACCATTACGGCAGAGCGCTTCGCCCTCATTCAGACGGAACAGGGCCTTTTAAAGGCCCTCAAAGTTACAGCAATGACCCTTGTTGTTGTCTGGTTCTGTTTTCTTGCAATGAATTCTCTCGCTATGGAAGCCATATTTCTTGCCTTTCCCGAGATGCTGCTTATTCTTGCAGCGCTTAATCTCTGGATCGGCCGCTGGATAGGCATGAGGGTTGTGGAGATAGGAAGATTCAGGTGGTTAATACAATGA